One Bacteroidota bacterium DNA window includes the following coding sequences:
- a CDS encoding DUF423 domain-containing protein translates to MNKKLLAVAGISGALCVALGAMGAHALKEKLPAENLQTFETAVRYQFYHTLALIFVSILSEKINSKFLNYSSNLFIAGIILFSFSLYFLALRPLMGIGNEEMKWIGAITPFGGLSFILAWLLLTFAALKSNK, encoded by the coding sequence ATGAATAAAAAACTTCTTGCTGTTGCAGGAATTTCAGGCGCACTCTGCGTAGCACTCGGAGCGATGGGAGCACACGCGTTAAAAGAAAAACTTCCAGCAGAAAATCTTCAAACCTTTGAAACAGCAGTACGCTACCAGTTTTATCACACGCTCGCATTAATTTTTGTTTCAATTCTTTCGGAAAAAATTAATTCGAAATTTTTAAACTATTCTTCTAATTTATTTATTGCGGGAATAATTCTTTTTTCTTTTTCACTTTATTTTCTGGCACTGCGCCCGCTTATGGGAATTGGAAATGAAGAAATGAAATGGATTGGCGCCATAACTCCATTCGGGGGATTGAGTTTTATTCTGGCATGGTTACTGCTTACTTTTGCTGCACTTAAGTCCAACAAATAA
- a CDS encoding queuosine precursor transporter, with translation MFNSRKEILFVVLAMFFVTNAITAEMIGGKLIEINIFDFHFAFSMGILPWPIVFISTDLINEYFGKKGVRKLSVITACLIGYAFLLLYGGMNVPAAAFSPVQDKEFNIVFGQSMWIIVGSIIAFLVSQIMDVFVFWFFRALTKEKFLWLRTTGSTVISQLIDSFIVLGIGFLMPGKISFSNFLNVGFTNYSGKLILAILLTPLIYLGHFLIDKYLGEKESEKEIEEAAEESLEKN, from the coding sequence ATTTTTAATTCCAGAAAAGAAATTCTTTTTGTTGTACTTGCTATGTTTTTTGTGACAAACGCAATTACTGCCGAAATGATTGGCGGCAAACTCATAGAGATAAATATTTTTGATTTTCATTTTGCATTCAGCATGGGAATTCTGCCATGGCCAATTGTTTTTATTTCTACTGATTTAATTAATGAGTATTTCGGCAAAAAAGGAGTGAGAAAATTGTCGGTTATTACTGCGTGCTTGATTGGCTATGCTTTCCTTCTTCTTTATGGAGGAATGAATGTTCCTGCCGCTGCATTTTCTCCGGTTCAGGATAAGGAATTCAATATTGTTTTTGGACAGTCCATGTGGATAATTGTAGGGAGTATTATTGCATTTTTGGTTTCACAAATTATGGATGTGTTTGTATTCTGGTTTTTCAGAGCGCTGACGAAAGAAAAATTTTTATGGCTTCGCACTACAGGTTCAACCGTGATTTCTCAGTTGATAGATTCTTTCATTGTTCTGGGAATCGGATTTCTTATGCCGGGAAAAATTTCTTTTTCCAATTTTCTGAATGTTGGTTTTACAAATTATTCCGGAAAACTTATTCTTGCCATTCTGCTTACGCCATTAATTTATCTGGGGCATTTTCTCATAGATAAATATTTGGGAGAAAAAGAATCGGAAAAAGAAATTGAAGAAGCCGCAGAAGAATCGCTCGAAAAAAATTAA
- a CDS encoding DUF1343 domain-containing protein — MRFHVTFVYYLLFTVYCFSQFALPIKLQDKTSADLKVGAEQTGNYFSLLKDKRIAVVAHPASLVKNTHLVDTLLKSGIKVKKIFAPEHGFRGNEGAGEKFKNNIDEQTKLPVISLYGKNFKPKADDLKDVDVVLFDLQDVGARFYTYLSTLHYVMEACAENKKQLILLDRPNPNGYYIDGPVLESKWKSFSGLHPVPIVYGMTIGEYAKMINGEKWLANGVQCNLTVIPIENYSHNDLYQLPVKPSPNLPNMSSVYLYPSLCLFEGTMVSVGRGTDKPFQIFGYPEMKGTAFAFTPASIQNASENPPYKDKLCWGYDVSNYGEMYVKYYKRIYLFWILNLYNTSSLKEKFFNIYFNNLAGNETLKKQIIDGKTEEEIRASWELALKKFKEVRKKYLLYPDFE, encoded by the coding sequence ATGCGATTTCATGTGACTTTTGTGTATTATCTATTGTTTACAGTTTACTGCTTTTCGCAATTTGCACTTCCTATAAAACTTCAGGATAAAACCTCTGCCGATTTAAAAGTTGGAGCCGAACAAACTGGCAACTATTTTTCTTTGTTAAAAGATAAACGAATTGCGGTGGTCGCTCATCCCGCTTCGCTGGTTAAGAACACTCACCTTGTGGATACACTTCTGAAATCAGGAATAAAGGTGAAAAAAATTTTTGCGCCTGAACATGGGTTCAGGGGAAATGAAGGTGCCGGAGAAAAATTTAAAAACAATATTGACGAGCAGACAAAACTTCCGGTGATTTCTCTCTATGGAAAAAATTTTAAACCCAAGGCGGATGATTTGAAAGATGTGGATGTGGTTCTTTTCGATTTGCAGGATGTGGGCGCGCGCTTCTATACTTATTTATCTACGCTTCATTATGTGATGGAAGCGTGTGCGGAAAATAAAAAACAATTAATTCTTCTCGACCGCCCGAATCCGAATGGATATTATATAGATGGTCCGGTGCTTGAATCAAAATGGAAATCTTTTTCCGGATTGCATCCTGTTCCGATTGTTTACGGAATGACAATTGGTGAATACGCAAAAATGATTAACGGAGAAAAATGGCTGGCGAACGGAGTGCAATGCAATCTCACGGTGATTCCAATTGAAAATTATTCTCACAATGATTTATATCAACTTCCTGTGAAACCATCGCCCAATCTTCCGAATATGTCTTCGGTTTATTTATATCCTTCGCTTTGTTTGTTTGAGGGAACAATGGTGAGTGTTGGGCGGGGAACTGATAAGCCGTTTCAGATTTTTGGTTATCCTGAAATGAAGGGAACTGCATTTGCTTTCACTCCCGCATCAATTCAGAATGCAAGTGAAAATCCTCCTTACAAAGATAAATTATGCTGGGGTTATGATGTTTCAAATTATGGCGAGATGTACGTAAAATATTACAAGAGAATTTATCTTTTTTGGATTTTGAATCTTTATAATACAAGTTCCTTGAAAGAAAAGTTTTTCAATATCTATTTCAATAACCTTGCGGGGAATGAAACGCTCAAGAAGCAAATCATAGATGGAAAAACGGAAGAAGAAATCCGTGCTTCGTGGGAACTGGCATTGAAAAAATTTAAAGAGGTTAGAAAAAAATATCTTCTCTATCCTGATTTTGAATAA
- a CDS encoding class I SAM-dependent methyltransferase: protein MITEIEKHKIVEQDWDIYWADKDKTGNAVYDFLAGIYRRLIVKNILNHFVRKYFLEGIKVLHAGCGSGQVDVDIARHIDITALDISRNALRIYKKVHGENSITVQGNIFELPFADNTFDGLYNLGVLEHFTQDEIHQILIESKRVLKPKGRILILWPPTFGFTVFVLDGAHFILNKIFRMKIKLHPDEITRVKSKKHAVDTFEKAGFRIIEYYFGIRDIFTQAVIVAEKP from the coding sequence ATGATAACTGAAATTGAAAAACATAAAATTGTAGAACAGGACTGGGACATTTACTGGGCTGATAAAGACAAAACCGGCAATGCAGTTTACGATTTTCTTGCAGGAATTTATCGGAGGCTGATTGTAAAAAATATTCTGAATCATTTTGTAAGAAAATATTTTTTAGAGGGAATAAAAGTTCTCCATGCCGGCTGCGGAAGCGGGCAGGTGGATGTAGATATAGCCAGGCATATCGATATCACCGCTCTTGATATTTCCCGAAATGCATTGAGGATTTATAAAAAAGTTCATGGAGAAAACAGTATTACCGTGCAGGGAAATATTTTTGAATTGCCATTTGCAGATAATACTTTTGATGGATTATATAATCTTGGTGTGCTCGAACATTTTACCCAGGATGAAATTCATCAGATACTGATTGAAAGCAAGCGCGTGCTTAAACCTAAAGGAAGAATTTTGATTTTATGGCCGCCTACTTTTGGTTTCACGGTTTTTGTTCTCGATGGCGCACATTTTATTCTGAACAAAATTTTTAGAATGAAAATAAAATTGCATCCGGATGAAATTACCAGAGTAAAGTCGAAAAAACATGCTGTTGATACTTTTGAAAAAGCGGGTTTTAGAATAATAGAATATTATTTTGGCATTAGAGATATTTTTACCCAGGCAGTTATTGTAGCCGAAAAGCCCTGA
- a CDS encoding ABC transporter permease, whose protein sequence is MNTEFFISKKIISGNKGFSKPIVNIAILGIALGLIVMILTLAIVTGFQKEIREKVIGFGSHIQITNYENNESFESSSIDRNQPFLSGLKKNSSIKHIQSFATKAGIIKTKDELQGVIVKGIGSDFDWEFFKKNIVEGELFAVSDSVKSDKILISKFHKEKLKLKLNDTIVIYFIENQQQRARKFSISGIYSTGLGDMFDQVYVIADIAHIQKLNNWNQNQVAGFEVLLNDYEKLDATTEYVNETIGYNFLARSIKDLNRQIFSWLDAQDINAVVVIMLMALVAAINMISALLVLILERTNMIGILKALGMANRNVRKIFLYNAGFLIGRGLLLGNIIGISFCLLQKYFHLIPLDERTYYLSYIPINLNLLHVLLLNVGTFIVCFIMLLLPSYIITYITPVKAMRFT, encoded by the coding sequence ATGAACACGGAATTTTTCATTTCAAAAAAAATTATTTCGGGCAATAAAGGTTTTTCAAAACCAATTGTAAATATAGCCATTCTCGGAATTGCACTCGGCCTCATCGTGATGATTCTCACGCTTGCAATTGTAACAGGATTTCAAAAAGAAATCCGCGAGAAAGTAATTGGTTTCGGCTCGCATATTCAAATTACCAACTATGAAAATAATGAATCGTTCGAAAGTTCCAGCATTGACCGCAATCAACCTTTTCTTTCTGGGCTGAAAAAAAATTCTTCCATAAAGCACATACAAAGTTTTGCAACCAAAGCAGGAATCATAAAAACAAAAGATGAACTGCAGGGAGTGATTGTAAAAGGAATCGGCAGCGATTTCGACTGGGAATTTTTCAAAAAAAATATTGTGGAAGGGGAACTATTCGCAGTTTCTGATTCGGTAAAGTCAGATAAAATTCTGATTTCAAAATTTCATAAAGAAAAATTAAAACTGAAACTGAATGATACCATTGTCATTTACTTCATCGAAAATCAGCAGCAGCGCGCGAGAAAATTTTCTATCAGCGGAATTTATTCTACCGGGCTTGGCGATATGTTTGACCAAGTATATGTGATTGCGGATATCGCGCATATTCAGAAATTAAATAACTGGAACCAAAACCAAGTTGCGGGGTTTGAAGTTTTGCTGAATGACTATGAAAAATTAGATGCTACCACCGAATATGTAAATGAAACTATCGGTTATAATTTTCTCGCCAGAAGCATTAAAGACCTCAACCGCCAGATTTTTTCATGGCTCGATGCGCAGGATATCAATGCAGTGGTTGTAATTATGCTTATGGCTTTGGTTGCTGCCATTAATATGATTTCCGCATTGCTTGTTCTCATTCTCGAACGAACAAATATGATTGGCATCTTAAAAGCGCTCGGCATGGCAAACCGGAATGTGCGGAAAATTTTTCTTTACAATGCAGGTTTTTTAATCGGAAGAGGGTTGCTTTTGGGAAATATCATTGGAATTTCTTTTTGCCTTCTGCAAAAATATTTTCACCTGATTCCACTCGATGAAAGAACATATTATCTTTCTTACATTCCAATTAATCTGAATTTACTTCATGTATTATTATTGAATGTGGGAACATTCATCGTTTGCTTTATAATGTTGCTTCTACCTTCCTACATTATCACTTACATTACTCCAGTAAAGGCGATGCGCTTTACTTAA
- a CDS encoding NUDIX domain-containing protein translates to MYPIFNIRVYGLLINAHNEVLVTDEFPFGKEMTKFPGGGLHFGEGTIDCIKREFKEELGCKIKVEKHFYTTDYFQPSAFHKDHQLLSIYYNIKIISPIKLSISKKKFVLAKKEGAQSFRWISLSKISEKDFTFPVDKKVAEMLRSYED, encoded by the coding sequence ATGTATCCCATTTTCAATATTCGTGTTTACGGCTTGCTGATTAACGCTCACAACGAAGTGTTAGTAACCGATGAATTCCCTTTCGGAAAAGAGATGACAAAATTTCCCGGAGGAGGATTGCATTTTGGCGAAGGAACTATTGACTGCATCAAAAGGGAATTCAAGGAAGAACTCGGTTGCAAAATAAAAGTGGAAAAACACTTTTACACAACAGATTATTTTCAACCATCTGCATTTCACAAAGACCATCAACTTCTCAGCATTTACTACAATATAAAAATTATTTCTCCTATTAAACTTTCTATTTCGAAAAAGAAATTTGTTCTTGCGAAGAAAGAAGGTGCGCAATCTTTTCGGTGGATTTCCCTGTCAAAAATTTCAGAAAAAGATTTTACTTTCCCTGTTGATAAGAAAGTTGCGGAAATGCTGCGGAGTTATGAGGATTGA
- a CDS encoding NAD(P)/FAD-dependent oxidoreductase — protein MSKRVLIIGAGPAGLTAAYILGKAGQSVIVLEKNPQYVGGISRTETYKGYHFDIGGHRFFSKSSEVEDFWTEILGNEMLERKRSSKIYYNKKFFTYPLIAKEALPNLGLWESFLCVLSYVQIKIFPYENPTNFEEWVCNQFGKRLYRIFFKTYTEKVWGISCKEISADWAAQRIKGLSLSSAILNALFPAKNSNDKNAIIKTLIDSFRYPKYGPGQMWKVCAEKAKSFGAEIKMNAAVTKLNYEKNKWSAALSNGENEKDFDYVLSSAPIRELIPNIFPFFPEDAVVAARQLNHRDFLTVVFILKDRKKFTDNWIYIHDSQVKVGRIQNFKAWSPYMIPDESTTCYSMEYFCFEGDNLWNSSDADLISLAKKELMQIGLAREEDILDACVVRQQKAYPVYDKNYKDNIEIIKNTLKKYPGLYLIGRNGMHKYNNQDHSMMTAMLAAKNIIAGKELFDVWKVNQDAEYIESGERTDEGGRKIPNKI, from the coding sequence GTGTCAAAAAGAGTTCTCATCATCGGTGCCGGCCCGGCAGGATTAACAGCGGCATATATTTTAGGAAAAGCAGGACAATCAGTAATTGTGCTTGAAAAAAATCCGCAGTATGTTGGCGGAATTTCACGAACGGAAACTTACAAAGGTTACCATTTCGATATTGGAGGACATCGTTTTTTTTCGAAGAGTAGTGAAGTAGAAGATTTCTGGACAGAAATTTTAGGCAATGAAATGCTCGAGCGAAAAAGAAGTTCTAAAATTTATTACAACAAAAAGTTTTTCACTTATCCATTAATTGCAAAAGAAGCGCTTCCGAATCTTGGTTTATGGGAATCTTTTCTTTGTGTGCTTAGTTATGTGCAGATAAAAATTTTCCCCTATGAAAATCCAACAAACTTTGAAGAATGGGTATGTAACCAATTCGGAAAAAGATTATACCGGATTTTTTTTAAAACATATACGGAAAAGGTCTGGGGCATTTCCTGCAAAGAAATTTCTGCTGACTGGGCAGCACAGCGAATCAAAGGGCTTTCACTAAGCAGCGCAATTTTAAATGCTTTATTTCCCGCAAAAAATTCTAACGATAAAAATGCAATTATAAAAACTCTTATTGATTCCTTTCGCTATCCGAAATATGGTCCCGGGCAAATGTGGAAAGTTTGTGCAGAGAAAGCAAAATCTTTTGGGGCAGAAATAAAAATGAACGCTGCTGTCACAAAATTGAACTATGAAAAAAATAAATGGAGCGCTGCTCTTTCTAATGGCGAAAACGAAAAAGATTTTGATTATGTTCTTTCATCCGCTCCGATTCGGGAACTTATTCCAAATATTTTTCCTTTTTTTCCAGAAGACGCAGTTGTTGCGGCAAGACAATTAAACCATCGTGATTTTTTAACAGTAGTTTTCATTTTGAAAGACAGGAAAAAATTTACCGACAACTGGATTTATATTCACGATTCGCAGGTGAAAGTCGGACGCATTCAGAATTTCAAAGCATGGAGTCCTTATATGATTCCCGATGAATCCACTACTTGCTACAGCATGGAATATTTTTGTTTCGAAGGAGATAATTTATGGAATAGTTCTGATGCTGATTTGATTTCGCTTGCAAAAAAAGAATTAATGCAGATTGGATTGGCAAGAGAAGAAGATATTTTAGATGCATGTGTTGTTCGCCAGCAAAAAGCATATCCTGTCTATGATAAAAATTATAAAGACAATATTGAAATAATAAAAAATACTTTAAAAAAATATCCGGGCTTGTATCTTATAGGGCGAAACGGAATGCATAAATACAATAATCAAGACCACAGCATGATGACTGCCATGCTTGCGGCAAAAAATATTATTGCAGGAAAGGAATTATTTGATGTGTGGAAAGTAAATCAGGATGCAGAATATATTGAAAGCGGTGAACGAACAGATGAAGGCGGAAGAAAAATTCCAAATAAAATTTAA
- the pckA gene encoding phosphoenolpyruvate carboxykinase (ATP) has product MKESDKKSPSSDGLESIGIKNANACWNLTPAELTEETLCLNQGVLTDTKALAVDTGEFTGRSPKDKYTVLDEKSKDTIWWGDVNFKFDSKKFDALYNKVVNYLSGKKIYVRDSYACADKSYRLSVRVVTELPWSNLFVNNLFIRPTKDELSSFNPEWTIVNAPGFKANAKEDGTRQHNFTILNLTKKIILIGGSGYTGEIKKSIFTLLNYILPYEKNVLSMHCSANIGKKGDTAIFFGLSGTGKTTLSADPNRGLIGDDEHGWSEKTIFNFEGGCYAKCVNLTEEKEPQIFRAIKEGALLENVRFFPGTKKVNYDDISVTENTRVAYPINFIDNSVEPSVGGIPKNIFFLTCDAFGVLPPISKLTSAQAMYHFISGYTAKVAGTEMGITEPTLTFSACFGKAFLPLHPTKYAELLGKKLNENKSINVWLVNTGWTGGAYGIGSRIKLSYTRALITAALNGELEKVKFETLPVFNLHLPASCPNIPSEILNPRNTWKNKDAYDSKANELAKSFVKNFEQYAGAANEEILSAAPKIAVNA; this is encoded by the coding sequence ATGAAAGAATCTGATAAGAAGAGTCCTTCATCTGACGGACTCGAATCAATTGGAATAAAAAATGCAAATGCTTGCTGGAACTTAACTCCCGCTGAACTTACCGAAGAAACACTGTGCCTGAATCAAGGCGTTCTCACCGATACAAAAGCCCTTGCCGTTGACACCGGTGAATTTACCGGGCGCTCGCCAAAAGATAAATACACTGTGCTGGATGAAAAATCGAAAGATACCATCTGGTGGGGCGATGTGAATTTTAAATTCGATTCGAAAAAATTTGACGCGCTGTATAATAAAGTTGTCAATTATCTTTCAGGAAAAAAAATTTATGTGCGCGATTCTTATGCCTGTGCCGATAAAAGTTATCGTCTCTCAGTTCGCGTTGTTACAGAACTTCCGTGGTCAAATCTTTTTGTAAATAATCTTTTCATTCGCCCGACCAAAGATGAACTTTCCTCTTTTAATCCTGAGTGGACAATTGTAAATGCTCCGGGATTCAAAGCGAATGCAAAAGAAGACGGAACACGCCAGCATAATTTCACTATTCTCAATCTGACGAAAAAAATTATTTTGATTGGCGGAAGCGGCTACACAGGCGAAATCAAGAAAAGTATTTTTACTCTGTTGAATTATATTTTGCCCTACGAAAAAAATGTTCTCTCCATGCATTGCTCCGCGAACATTGGAAAGAAAGGAGACACTGCAATTTTTTTCGGCTTGAGCGGCACAGGAAAAACAACTTTATCTGCCGACCCGAACCGCGGATTAATTGGCGATGACGAACACGGCTGGTCAGAAAAAACAATTTTCAATTTTGAAGGCGGCTGCTATGCAAAATGCGTGAACCTCACCGAAGAAAAAGAACCGCAGATTTTCAGAGCGATAAAAGAAGGTGCGCTGCTGGAAAATGTCCGCTTCTTTCCCGGAACAAAAAAAGTAAACTACGATGATATTTCTGTAACCGAAAATACCCGCGTTGCTTATCCGATAAATTTTATTGACAATTCTGTCGAGCCAAGCGTTGGCGGAATTCCAAAAAATATTTTCTTTCTCACCTGCGATGCATTTGGCGTTCTTCCCCCGATTTCAAAATTAACTTCTGCGCAAGCAATGTATCATTTCATCTCCGGTTACACTGCGAAAGTTGCAGGAACAGAAATGGGAATTACAGAACCTACTTTGACTTTCTCCGCTTGTTTCGGAAAAGCATTCCTTCCTCTTCATCCTACAAAATATGCGGAACTGCTGGGAAAAAAATTAAATGAGAACAAATCAATAAATGTTTGGCTCGTGAATACCGGCTGGACTGGCGGTGCGTATGGAATTGGAAGCAGGATAAAACTTTCATATACGCGTGCGCTCATCACCGCAGCTTTGAATGGTGAGCTGGAAAAAGTAAAATTCGAAACACTGCCTGTTTTCAATTTACATCTTCCTGCTTCTTGCCCAAATATTCCTTCCGAAATTTTGAATCCGCGTAACACGTGGAAAAATAAAGATGCTTATGATTCCAAAGCAAACGAACTTGCAAAATCATTTGTGAAAAATTTTGAACAGTATGCCGGTGCAGCAAATGAAGAAATTCTTTCTGCCGCTCCGAAAATTGCTGTGAACGCGTAA